The following proteins come from a genomic window of Gimesia chilikensis:
- a CDS encoding tRNA dihydrouridine synthase, with the protein MTSETKIKPVSLGPYQLKSPLCQAALSGYSDYPMRVIAARLGAAYTLCEVMIDRLINQTRQGKQLSMMYCHPDEFPVGGQLMGSEPEEFGPAAQKLVDAGFHVIDINFGCPVKKVMSRCRGGYHLGQPEVALEIISRVRDTVPDSIPVTLKMRRGIDDSSASEENFFRIFEGAYARGLAAITVHGRTVEQKYVGSSKWEFLRQVKQQAGDRIVVGSGDLFSPQACLDMLRVTGVDGVSIARGAIGNPWIFQQTERLLRGESITPPDVHEQRTVIAEHFALAREFYGEKKVCNTMRKFGIFYSELHPQRKAVRDAFIAVKTSDQWLNVLEQWYRNNAPGCFPPVEAPNPLSLEAVAAASGEAH; encoded by the coding sequence ATGACGTCTGAAACGAAAATAAAACCGGTCAGCCTGGGGCCTTACCAGCTCAAATCTCCCCTGTGTCAGGCGGCATTGAGTGGCTACAGCGATTATCCGATGCGCGTGATTGCGGCGCGCCTGGGGGCGGCTTATACACTCTGTGAAGTGATGATTGACCGCTTGATTAATCAGACACGTCAGGGGAAACAGCTCTCGATGATGTACTGTCATCCGGATGAATTTCCGGTGGGCGGACAGTTGATGGGCTCCGAGCCGGAAGAGTTCGGGCCTGCGGCACAGAAACTCGTTGACGCCGGCTTTCATGTGATTGATATCAACTTTGGCTGCCCGGTGAAAAAAGTAATGAGCCGCTGTCGGGGTGGCTATCATCTGGGACAGCCTGAAGTGGCGCTGGAGATTATTTCCCGGGTCCGGGATACCGTCCCCGACTCGATTCCGGTGACACTTAAAATGCGACGTGGCATTGATGACAGTTCTGCATCGGAAGAAAACTTCTTTCGTATCTTTGAAGGTGCCTACGCGCGGGGACTGGCGGCGATCACCGTGCATGGCCGCACGGTCGAACAAAAATATGTCGGCTCCAGCAAGTGGGAATTTCTCAGACAGGTCAAGCAACAGGCGGGCGACAGAATTGTGGTGGGCAGTGGCGACCTCTTCTCTCCCCAGGCCTGCCTGGATATGCTCCGTGTGACCGGAGTGGACGGCGTTTCGATTGCCCGGGGTGCCATCGGGAATCCCTGGATCTTTCAACAGACCGAACGCCTGCTGCGGGGGGAATCGATTACGCCTCCCGATGTTCATGAACAGCGGACCGTAATCGCAGAGCATTTTGCACTCGCTCGTGAATTCTACGGCGAGAAAAAAGTCTGCAACACGATGCGCAAGTTTGGCATCTTCTATTCGGAGCTGCATCCGCAGCGCAAAGCAGTCCGCGATGCGTTTATCGCCGTCAAAACTTCAGACCAGTGGCTGAACGTTCTGGAACAATGGTATCGAAACAATGCGCCGGGTTGCTTTCCCCCGGTTGAAGCGCCGAACCCGCTCTCGCTGGAGGCGGTTGCTGCAGCCAGCGGTGAGGCACACTGA
- a CDS encoding thiamine phosphate synthase, giving the protein MQHLLTAGAQRALALAELIANNSNDQVTNPRHLLAALAHEESRAAEILQSHGIVQNLILQEFELTLPDSEAKSDLFMTEVPLELSQALFRFPQLKDVLNRALEQASQTSLPVEIGSEHLLWGVLKTEGPHTDWLVNQGAISSDSLAASFQGEHQQAGDPIDVDFAFRTVPATVCDQTNTFRTIDAAANRLREGLRVVEDFLRFALDDAHLTRLLKTTRHQLTEALQFIGQDSLIASRDTLNDVGTAISSTSEFDRPSLEHLVQANLKRVQEAARTLEEFGKLISVEAAAIFKQMRYSLYTLEKSVLTCVSSQHRLEDCQLYLLATESMCHHGCGPAIREAVAAGVRIVQIREKEMSDRQLLEHGRRAREWTREAGAILIMNDRPDLAVAIDADGVHVGQDELPVREVRQIVGSRRLIGVSTHNIEQARQAVLDGADYIGVGPTFTTATKQFAKEEYAGLDFVKQVAAEITLPWFAIGGINAENLPEVLQAGATRVAVSGVICRHEQPGQITRALLDQFTR; this is encoded by the coding sequence ATGCAACATTTACTTACCGCCGGCGCACAGCGTGCCCTGGCGCTGGCAGAACTGATCGCCAATAATTCAAATGATCAGGTAACGAATCCCCGGCATTTGCTGGCGGCTCTGGCACATGAGGAATCCCGGGCTGCCGAGATTCTGCAGTCGCATGGAATCGTGCAAAACCTGATATTGCAGGAATTTGAACTGACCCTGCCGGACTCAGAGGCCAAATCCGATCTGTTCATGACAGAAGTTCCCTTGGAACTCTCCCAGGCCCTGTTTCGGTTTCCTCAGTTAAAGGACGTTCTCAATCGAGCGCTGGAACAGGCCAGTCAGACCAGTCTGCCGGTCGAAATCGGCAGCGAGCATCTGTTGTGGGGCGTCTTGAAGACCGAAGGACCTCACACGGATTGGCTGGTGAATCAGGGGGCCATTTCTTCGGATTCGCTGGCAGCATCATTTCAGGGCGAACATCAGCAGGCAGGCGATCCGATCGATGTCGATTTCGCTTTTCGCACGGTCCCCGCGACTGTCTGCGATCAGACGAATACATTCCGCACCATCGATGCCGCCGCGAATCGTCTGCGGGAAGGACTGCGGGTGGTCGAAGACTTTCTGCGATTCGCGCTGGACGATGCTCATCTGACGAGATTGCTGAAAACCACCCGGCATCAGTTGACCGAAGCACTGCAGTTCATCGGCCAGGACTCCCTGATCGCCAGCCGCGATACGCTCAACGATGTGGGAACCGCCATCAGTTCGACTTCCGAGTTTGACCGCCCTTCCCTGGAACACCTGGTTCAGGCCAACCTCAAGCGGGTGCAGGAAGCAGCACGGACGCTGGAAGAGTTCGGGAAACTGATCTCCGTAGAGGCAGCCGCTATCTTTAAACAGATGCGGTACTCACTTTATACTCTGGAAAAGAGCGTGCTGACCTGTGTCTCGAGCCAACACCGGCTTGAGGACTGTCAGCTCTATCTGCTGGCGACAGAATCGATGTGTCATCATGGTTGCGGACCTGCAATTCGTGAGGCTGTCGCAGCCGGTGTCCGCATCGTGCAGATCCGCGAAAAAGAAATGTCAGATCGTCAACTGCTCGAGCATGGCAGGCGGGCCCGGGAATGGACGCGGGAAGCAGGAGCCATTCTGATCATGAATGACCGTCCGGATCTTGCGGTAGCAATAGACGCTGATGGCGTGCATGTGGGACAGGACGAACTGCCGGTGCGTGAAGTCAGACAGATCGTCGGTTCCCGTCGCCTGATTGGTGTCTCGACGCATAATATCGAACAGGCACGACAGGCCGTGCTGGATGGAGCCGACTACATCGGCGTCGGCCCTACCTTTACCACGGCTACAAAACAATTTGCCAAAGAAGAGTATGCGGGACTGGATTTCGTAAAGCAGGTTGCTGCCGAGATCACCCTGCCCTGGTTTGCGATCGGCGGCATTAACGCAGAGAACCTTCCGGAAGTTCTGCAGGCCGGAGCGACGCGTGTTGCCGTCAGTGGTGTGATCTGCAGGCATGAGCAGCCGGGGCAGATCACACGCGCATTATTAGACCAGTTTACCCGTTGA
- a CDS encoding ATP-dependent Clp protease ATP-binding subunit: MYERFTDRARKVMQLANQEAQRFNHEYIGTEHILLGLVKEGSGVAANVLKNLDVDLRKIRLEVEKIVQSGPDMVTMGKLPQTPRAKKVIEYAMEEARNLNHNYVGTEHLLLGLLREQDGVAAQVLMNLGLKLEEVREEVLNLLGHGLEGGEAGERTPGTGSQKAGKSKTPALDSFGRDLTELAKQKKLDPVIGRSKEIERVIQILCRRQKNNPVLLGEAGVGKTAIVEGFAQMVVDGEVPDLLRDRRIVVLDLAMMVAGTKYRGQFEERIKAVMNEVRRAKNTILFIDELHTLVGAGGAEGAIDASNVLKPALSRGELQCIGATTLDEYRKYIEKDSALERRFQNVMVEPPTDEQTVEILRGLRERYEEHHKVQITDDALEKAVELSSRYITGRCLPDKAIDVIDEAGARIRLKSMVRPPDLKELEEESERLNQSKEEAVANQDFELAANLRDQADKLKKRKETLTQEWREKSKEVDGVVDAEVVAEVVAKITGVPLTRLSSEDTVRLLNMEDELHRRVISQDEAIKQVSKAVRRSRSGLKDPKRPMGAFLFSGPTGVGKTLLAKTLAEFMFGDENALIQIDMSEYMEKHNVSRLIGAPPGYVGFEEGGQLTEKIRRRPYAVVLLDEIEKAHPDVFNMLLQIMEEGHLTDSFGRKVDFKNVVLIMTTNAGAQGMAHGDAFGFRKADDDTSYDAMKRNLMHDLQKEFKPEFLGRLDEVVVFRKLTREELKQIVDIELAKVRKRLKEQGVVLELTDQTREFIIDKGSEGGELDYGARPLRRSVERYIEDPLAEELLRGAFEGKNKVLVTVAEVGDEKRLEFEGSYEAETEELATVGSSEGGSSEGEG, translated from the coding sequence ATGTACGAGCGGTTTACAGATCGAGCTCGAAAAGTGATGCAGCTGGCCAATCAGGAGGCCCAGCGGTTCAATCACGAATATATCGGGACCGAACATATCCTTCTGGGTTTAGTCAAGGAAGGCTCAGGAGTCGCAGCCAATGTATTGAAAAATCTGGATGTGGATCTGCGCAAGATCCGTCTGGAAGTTGAGAAGATTGTCCAGTCCGGACCAGACATGGTTACCATGGGCAAACTCCCCCAGACGCCCCGCGCGAAGAAAGTCATCGAATACGCGATGGAAGAGGCCCGCAACCTGAATCACAACTACGTAGGTACAGAGCACCTGCTGCTCGGCCTGCTGCGTGAACAGGACGGCGTCGCCGCTCAGGTCCTGATGAACCTGGGTCTGAAACTGGAAGAAGTCCGCGAAGAAGTTCTCAACCTGCTGGGTCACGGCCTGGAAGGGGGTGAGGCTGGCGAACGGACTCCTGGTACCGGCAGCCAGAAAGCCGGCAAGAGCAAGACTCCCGCTCTGGACAGCTTTGGTCGCGACCTGACCGAACTGGCCAAGCAGAAGAAGCTCGATCCGGTCATCGGCCGTTCCAAAGAAATCGAACGCGTCATCCAGATCCTCTGCCGTCGTCAGAAAAACAACCCCGTTCTGCTGGGTGAAGCAGGCGTTGGTAAAACCGCGATCGTCGAAGGGTTCGCCCAGATGGTCGTCGACGGCGAAGTTCCCGACCTGCTCCGCGATCGTCGCATCGTCGTACTCGACCTCGCCATGATGGTCGCCGGCACCAAGTACCGCGGTCAGTTCGAAGAACGCATCAAAGCCGTCATGAACGAAGTCCGTCGTGCCAAGAATACGATTCTGTTCATCGACGAGTTGCACACCCTCGTTGGCGCCGGTGGTGCTGAAGGAGCGATCGACGCTTCTAACGTACTGAAGCCCGCCTTGAGTCGTGGCGAACTGCAGTGTATTGGTGCCACCACCCTGGACGAATACCGTAAATACATCGAGAAAGACAGCGCCCTGGAACGTCGCTTCCAGAACGTGATGGTCGAACCTCCCACAGACGAACAGACCGTTGAAATTCTGCGTGGTCTGCGGGAACGCTACGAAGAGCATCACAAGGTACAGATTACCGACGACGCGCTCGAAAAAGCCGTCGAACTCTCTTCACGTTACATCACCGGCCGTTGTCTGCCCGACAAAGCGATCGACGTGATCGACGAAGCGGGTGCCCGGATCCGTCTGAAATCAATGGTGCGGCCTCCCGACCTCAAAGAACTCGAAGAAGAATCAGAACGCCTCAACCAGTCCAAGGAAGAAGCGGTCGCTAACCAGGACTTCGAACTGGCAGCCAATCTGCGTGATCAGGCTGACAAGCTGAAGAAACGGAAAGAGACCCTGACCCAGGAATGGCGTGAAAAATCCAAAGAAGTCGACGGCGTCGTCGATGCGGAAGTCGTTGCAGAAGTGGTCGCCAAGATTACCGGCGTTCCGCTGACCCGGCTCTCCAGCGAAGACACCGTGCGTCTGCTCAACATGGAAGACGAACTGCACAGACGCGTCATCAGCCAGGACGAAGCTATCAAGCAGGTTTCCAAGGCCGTCCGCCGCAGCCGCAGTGGTCTGAAAGATCCCAAACGGCCGATGGGGGCCTTCCTCTTCTCCGGACCGACCGGGGTTGGTAAAACCCTGCTGGCCAAGACGCTGGCTGAGTTCATGTTCGGCGACGAAAACGCTCTGATTCAGATCGACATGAGTGAATACATGGAGAAGCACAACGTCAGCCGTCTGATCGGTGCTCCTCCGGGATATGTCGGTTTCGAAGAAGGGGGTCAGCTGACCGAAAAGATTCGGCGTCGTCCATACGCGGTTGTGCTGCTTGACGAAATCGAAAAAGCACACCCCGACGTCTTCAACATGCTCCTGCAGATCATGGAAGAAGGCCACCTGACCGACAGCTTCGGTCGCAAGGTCGACTTCAAGAACGTCGTTCTTATTATGACCACCAACGCCGGTGCTCAGGGTATGGCTCACGGAGATGCCTTCGGGTTCCGCAAAGCCGACGATGACACCAGCTACGATGCCATGAAACGAAATCTGATGCACGACCTGCAGAAAGAGTTCAAACCGGAATTCCTGGGACGTCTCGACGAAGTCGTCGTCTTCCGGAAACTGACCCGCGAAGAACTCAAGCAGATCGTCGACATTGAACTGGCCAAGGTTCGCAAACGTCTGAAAGAACAGGGCGTAGTCCTGGAACTGACCGACCAGACCCGCGAGTTCATCATCGACAAAGGCTCCGAAGGGGGCGAACTCGACTACGGTGCACGTCCGCTGCGTCGTTCGGTCGAACGCTACATCGAAGACCCGCTGGCAGAAGAACTGCTGCGGGGTGCCTTTGAAGGCAAGAACAAAGTGCTGGTTACCGTCGCTGAAGTCGGCGATGAAAAACGGCTCGAGTTCGAAGGTTCTTACGAAGCCGAAACCGAAGAGCTGGCAACCGTCGGTTCCAGCGAAGGCGGTTCTTCAGAAGGCGAAGGTTAA
- a CDS encoding class I SAM-dependent methyltransferase produces MLSRRLEPEVMDTREEALGYNTMDNREVNRRFADEILSLIADSELDSSQPLTLLDPGTGTALIPIEICQRNAQVQIIAADLATEMLKVATNNLRSAELSNRISLELADARQLPCPDSFVDGVIANSLIHHIADPLPILQEMLRVIKPGGFLFLRDLARPDSLDDLESLVRQYAANDTPHQRQMLTDSLHAALTLSEIRDLLQTCGLPPEAAQLTSDRHWTVSHRLAQT; encoded by the coding sequence ATGCTTTCCCGACGACTCGAACCCGAAGTCATGGACACCCGCGAAGAGGCCCTCGGCTACAACACCATGGACAATCGCGAAGTCAATCGGCGCTTCGCGGATGAAATCCTCTCACTCATCGCGGATTCGGAATTAGATAGCTCGCAGCCGCTCACACTGCTCGACCCCGGCACCGGGACCGCGCTAATCCCCATAGAAATCTGTCAGCGTAACGCGCAGGTTCAGATCATCGCAGCCGACCTCGCCACGGAAATGCTCAAAGTCGCCACAAACAACCTGCGCAGCGCGGAACTCTCCAACCGCATCTCACTGGAACTCGCTGACGCCAGACAGCTACCCTGCCCAGATAGCTTCGTGGACGGCGTCATCGCCAACAGCCTGATTCATCACATCGCGGATCCGTTGCCCATCCTGCAGGAAATGCTGCGTGTGATCAAACCGGGTGGCTTCCTGTTTCTCCGCGATCTTGCCCGACCCGACTCGCTGGACGATCTCGAATCGCTCGTCAGACAGTATGCCGCGAATGACACACCGCATCAGCGTCAGATGCTGACCGACTCCCTGCACGCAGCCCTCACCCTCTCAGAAATTCGGGATCTGCTGCAGACCTGCGGCCTGCCCCCTGAAGCAGCACAGTTGACCTCCGATCGGCACTGGACCGTCTCGCATCGACTCGCGCAAACATAA
- the csrA gene encoding carbon storage regulator CsrA, which produces MLVLSRQRDESIIIGDNIVITIVDIRGDKVRLGIQAPTEIPVHRQEVYDAIQRENAMKEAEAQRTPSQSPSKNASE; this is translated from the coding sequence ATGCTTGTATTGTCGAGACAACGCGACGAGAGCATCATCATCGGTGACAATATTGTCATTACTATTGTCGATATCCGGGGTGATAAAGTACGGTTAGGAATCCAGGCCCCTACAGAAATTCCAGTACACCGTCAGGAAGTGTATGATGCGATTCAGCGTGAAAACGCGATGAAAGAAGCGGAAGCGCAGCGTACCCCATCTCAGTCGCCATCCAAGAATGCCAGCGAGTGA